One Larus michahellis chromosome 11, bLarMic1.1, whole genome shotgun sequence genomic region harbors:
- the MRNIP gene encoding MRN complex-interacting protein isoform X6 — translation MARAGGGMAAPFWALRCCRCRLFQAKRSGKWSCSVCGQRQAVQKVYGQGSGPDCRHHVQKLNLLQGEAEEAIGWTSRCVEESVNDSKNVAAQREDSSLQQEGRAEVSRWSKYLDKDSEGQEDGEDEAGMERQQFCSRRKNTVEEQRKQQNFLSSDVQDYAEENGAFQLAYRAKKRKKCVVAVADQDDGDAVSGDSMVPAVCESVAPEENTQTPTACTKPSKWEEFLSCSDSCSKNAARVTLSPQEGSGRLELHSTTAAEDGVASRCLEQAGRALPPGTGFEFKKHVANTERLALKLPGTSSSCSVEDDVLFGEPQSQLVRAGSGVSGPTAGRCCLESMRRANALVNCNTGPNPSSVSYEHLFCTGEEFDDDL, via the exons ATGGCGAGGGCGGGTGGCGGGATGGCGGCGCCGTTCTGGGCGctgcgctgctgccgctgccgcctctTCCAG GCCAAGCGGAGCGGGAAGTGGAGCTGCAGCGTGTGCGGCCAGCGGCAGGCGGTGCAGAAG GTTTATGGCCAAGGGTCAGGCCCAGACTGTCGGCACCACGTCCAGAAATTAAACTTGCTGCAGGGTGAGGCGGAGGAAGCAATTGGTTGGACATCTCG GTGCGTAGAAGAATCGGTAAATGACAGCAAAAATGTAGCAGCCCAACGTGAAGACAGTTCGCTCCAGCAG GAGGGAAGGGCAGAAGTCAGCCGCTGGAGTAAATATCTGGACAAGGACAGTGAAGGTCAGGAAGATGGGGAGGATGAGGCAGGTATGGAAAGGCAACAGTTCTGTTCCCGGAGGAAGAACACTGTGGAAGAACAAAG GAAACAGCAGAACTTTCTCTCCAGTGATGTTCAAGACTACGCAGAGGAAAATGGAGCTTTCCAGCTTGCCTACCGAGCcaaaaag CGCAAGAAATGTGTAGTAGCAGTGGCTGATCAAGATGACGGtgatgctgtttctggagacagtATGGTTCCTGCTGTCTGTGAGTCCGTAGCGCCTGAGGAGAATACACAAACCCCAACTGCTTGTACCAAACCCTCCAAGTGGGAAGAATTTCTCTCATGTTCTGACAGCTGTAGCAAAAATGCTGCCAGGGTCACCTTGTCACCACAGGAGGGCAGTGGAAGGTTGGAGCTACACAGCACCACCGCAGCAGAAGACGGTGTGGCCAGTAGATGCTTAGAACAGGCTGGAAGAGCTCTACCTCCAGGTACaggttttgaatttaaaaagcatGTTGCTAACACTGAACGGCTTGCCTTAAAACTGCCTGGCACCAGCAGCAGTTGCTCAGTTGAGGATGACGTGCTGTTTGGAGAACCTCAAAGCCAATTGGTAAGGGCAGGATCTGGTGTCTCAGGGCCCACTGCAGGAAGGTGCTGTTTGGAGAGCATGAGGAGGGCAAACGCCCTTGTTAACTGTAACACCGGGCCAAACCCTAGCAGTGTTTCTTATGAGCACCTCTTCTGCACAGGTGAGGAGTTTGATGATGATCTCTGA
- the MRNIP gene encoding MRN complex-interacting protein isoform X5 has translation MARAGGGMAAPFWALRCCRCRLFQVQQAKRSGKWSCSVCGQRQAVQKVYGQGSGPDCRHHVQKLNLLQGEAEEAIGWTSRCVEESVNDSKNVAAQREDSSLQQEGRAEVSRWSKYLDKDSEGQEDGEDEAGMERQQFCSRRKNTVEEQRKQQNFLSSDVQDYAEENGAFQLAYRAKKRKKCVVAVADQDDGDAVSGDSMVPAVCESVAPEENTQTPTACTKPSKWEEFLSCSDSCSKNAARVTLSPQEGSGRLELHSTTAAEDGVASRCLEQAGRALPPGTGFEFKKHVANTERLALKLPGTSSSCSVEDDVLFGEPQSQLVRAGSGVSGPTAGRCCLESMRRANALVNCNTGPNPSSVSYEHLFCTGEEFDDDL, from the exons ATGGCGAGGGCGGGTGGCGGGATGGCGGCGCCGTTCTGGGCGctgcgctgctgccgctgccgcctctTCCAGGTGCAGCAG GCCAAGCGGAGCGGGAAGTGGAGCTGCAGCGTGTGCGGCCAGCGGCAGGCGGTGCAGAAG GTTTATGGCCAAGGGTCAGGCCCAGACTGTCGGCACCACGTCCAGAAATTAAACTTGCTGCAGGGTGAGGCGGAGGAAGCAATTGGTTGGACATCTCG GTGCGTAGAAGAATCGGTAAATGACAGCAAAAATGTAGCAGCCCAACGTGAAGACAGTTCGCTCCAGCAG GAGGGAAGGGCAGAAGTCAGCCGCTGGAGTAAATATCTGGACAAGGACAGTGAAGGTCAGGAAGATGGGGAGGATGAGGCAGGTATGGAAAGGCAACAGTTCTGTTCCCGGAGGAAGAACACTGTGGAAGAACAAAG GAAACAGCAGAACTTTCTCTCCAGTGATGTTCAAGACTACGCAGAGGAAAATGGAGCTTTCCAGCTTGCCTACCGAGCcaaaaag CGCAAGAAATGTGTAGTAGCAGTGGCTGATCAAGATGACGGtgatgctgtttctggagacagtATGGTTCCTGCTGTCTGTGAGTCCGTAGCGCCTGAGGAGAATACACAAACCCCAACTGCTTGTACCAAACCCTCCAAGTGGGAAGAATTTCTCTCATGTTCTGACAGCTGTAGCAAAAATGCTGCCAGGGTCACCTTGTCACCACAGGAGGGCAGTGGAAGGTTGGAGCTACACAGCACCACCGCAGCAGAAGACGGTGTGGCCAGTAGATGCTTAGAACAGGCTGGAAGAGCTCTACCTCCAGGTACaggttttgaatttaaaaagcatGTTGCTAACACTGAACGGCTTGCCTTAAAACTGCCTGGCACCAGCAGCAGTTGCTCAGTTGAGGATGACGTGCTGTTTGGAGAACCTCAAAGCCAATTGGTAAGGGCAGGATCTGGTGTCTCAGGGCCCACTGCAGGAAGGTGCTGTTTGGAGAGCATGAGGAGGGCAAACGCCCTTGTTAACTGTAACACCGGGCCAAACCCTAGCAGTGTTTCTTATGAGCACCTCTTCTGCACAGGTGAGGAGTTTGATGATGATCTCTGA
- the MRNIP gene encoding MRN complex-interacting protein isoform X1: MNQNPIGYLDCLFLMEYCLFFVHGSYLKEQMWCDWSLTFFFFPFLSFSLSFFFPFFLFPFLSFSLSFFFPFFLFPFLSFPFTPLFFLFFPFPFFFPFPFFFPFPFFFPFPFFFLFLFFSFSFFFSFSFFFSFSFFFSFSFFFSFSFFFSFSFFFLFLFFFNYSVRLLCVYRRPTQLHAGADAVIEAFPSRQAGAAVTLPLWRRLSPGQAEREVELQRVRPAAGGAEGLWPRVRPRLSAPRPEIKLAAGCVEESVNDSKNVAAQREDSSLQQEGRAEVSRWSKYLDKDSEGQEDGEDEAGMERQQFCSRRKNTVEEQRKQQNFLSSDVQDYAEENGAFQLAYRAKKVKTFERKKCVVAVADQDDGDAVSGDSMVPAVCESVAPEENTQTPTACTKPSKWEEFLSCSDSCSKNAARVTLSPQEGSGRLELHSTTAAEDGVASRCLEQAGRALPPGTGFEFKKHVANTERLALKLPGTSSSCSVEDDVLFGEPQSQLVRAGSGVSGPTAGRCCLESMRRANALVNCNTGPNPSSVSYEHLFCTGEEFDDDL; the protein is encoded by the exons ATGAACCAGAATCCTATAGGCTACCTTGACTGCCTTTTTCTTATGGAATATTGCTTGTTCTTTGTCCATGGCAGTTACCTGAAAGAGCAAATGTGGTGTGACTggagtctgactttttttttctttccctttctttctttttccctttctttctttttccctttctttctttttccctttctttctttttccctttctttctttttccctttctttctttttccctttctttcttttccttttacccccctatttttccttttttttccttttccttttttttttccttttccttttttttttccttttccttttttttttccttttcctttttttttccttttcctttttttttccttttccttttttttttccttttccttttttttttccttttccttttttttttccttttccttttttttttccttttccttttttttttccttttccttttttttccttttccttttttttttcaattactctGTACGTTTACTTTGTGTCTATCGCAGACCGACGCAGCTTCATGCAGGTGCAGACGCGGTCATTGAAGCGTTTCCCTCCCGGCAGGCGGGCGCTGCCGTAACCCTTCCCCTTTGGAGGCGACTCAGCCCAG GCCAAGCGGAGCGGGAAGTGGAGCTGCAGCGTGTGCGGCCAGCGGCAGGCGGTGCAGAAG GTTTATGGCCAAGGGTCAGGCCCAGACTGTCGGCACCACGTCCAGAAATTAAACTTGCTGCAGG GTGCGTAGAAGAATCGGTAAATGACAGCAAAAATGTAGCAGCCCAACGTGAAGACAGTTCGCTCCAGCAG GAGGGAAGGGCAGAAGTCAGCCGCTGGAGTAAATATCTGGACAAGGACAGTGAAGGTCAGGAAGATGGGGAGGATGAGGCAGGTATGGAAAGGCAACAGTTCTGTTCCCGGAGGAAGAACACTGTGGAAGAACAAAG GAAACAGCAGAACTTTCTCTCCAGTGATGTTCAAGACTACGCAGAGGAAAATGGAGCTTTCCAGCTTGCCTACCGAGCcaaaaaggttaaaacctttgag CGCAAGAAATGTGTAGTAGCAGTGGCTGATCAAGATGACGGtgatgctgtttctggagacagtATGGTTCCTGCTGTCTGTGAGTCCGTAGCGCCTGAGGAGAATACACAAACCCCAACTGCTTGTACCAAACCCTCCAAGTGGGAAGAATTTCTCTCATGTTCTGACAGCTGTAGCAAAAATGCTGCCAGGGTCACCTTGTCACCACAGGAGGGCAGTGGAAGGTTGGAGCTACACAGCACCACCGCAGCAGAAGACGGTGTGGCCAGTAGATGCTTAGAACAGGCTGGAAGAGCTCTACCTCCAGGTACaggttttgaatttaaaaagcatGTTGCTAACACTGAACGGCTTGCCTTAAAACTGCCTGGCACCAGCAGCAGTTGCTCAGTTGAGGATGACGTGCTGTTTGGAGAACCTCAAAGCCAATTGGTAAGGGCAGGATCTGGTGTCTCAGGGCCCACTGCAGGAAGGTGCTGTTTGGAGAGCATGAGGAGGGCAAACGCCCTTGTTAACTGTAACACCGGGCCAAACCCTAGCAGTGTTTCTTATGAGCACCTCTTCTGCACAGGTGAGGAGTTTGATGATGATCTCTGA
- the MRNIP gene encoding MRN complex-interacting protein isoform X2 — translation MNQNPIGYLDCLFLMEYCLFFVHGSYLKEQMWCDWSLTFFFFPFLSFSLSFFFPFFLFPFLSFSLSFFFPFFLFPFLSFPFTPLFFLFFPFPFFFPFPFFFPFPFFFPFPFFFLFLFFSFSFFFSFSFFFSFSFFFSFSFFFSFSFFFSFSFFFLFLFFFNYSVRLLCVYRRPTQLHAGADAVIEAFPSRQAGAAVTLPLWRRLSPGQAEREVELQRVRPAAGGAEGLWPRVRPRLSAPRPEIKLAAGCVEESVNDSKNVAAQREDSSLQQEGRAEVSRWSKYLDKDSEGQEDGEDEAGMERQQFCSRRKNTVEEQRKQQNFLSSDVQDYAEENGAFQLAYRAKKRKKCVVAVADQDDGDAVSGDSMVPAVCESVAPEENTQTPTACTKPSKWEEFLSCSDSCSKNAARVTLSPQEGSGRLELHSTTAAEDGVASRCLEQAGRALPPGTGFEFKKHVANTERLALKLPGTSSSCSVEDDVLFGEPQSQLVRAGSGVSGPTAGRCCLESMRRANALVNCNTGPNPSSVSYEHLFCTGEEFDDDL, via the exons ATGAACCAGAATCCTATAGGCTACCTTGACTGCCTTTTTCTTATGGAATATTGCTTGTTCTTTGTCCATGGCAGTTACCTGAAAGAGCAAATGTGGTGTGACTggagtctgactttttttttctttccctttctttctttttccctttctttctttttccctttctttctttttccctttctttctttttccctttctttctttttccctttctttctttttccctttctttcttttccttttacccccctatttttccttttttttccttttccttttttttttccttttccttttttttttccttttccttttttttttccttttcctttttttttccttttcctttttttttccttttccttttttttttccttttccttttttttttccttttccttttttttttccttttccttttttttttccttttccttttttttttccttttccttttttttccttttccttttttttttcaattactctGTACGTTTACTTTGTGTCTATCGCAGACCGACGCAGCTTCATGCAGGTGCAGACGCGGTCATTGAAGCGTTTCCCTCCCGGCAGGCGGGCGCTGCCGTAACCCTTCCCCTTTGGAGGCGACTCAGCCCAG GCCAAGCGGAGCGGGAAGTGGAGCTGCAGCGTGTGCGGCCAGCGGCAGGCGGTGCAGAAG GTTTATGGCCAAGGGTCAGGCCCAGACTGTCGGCACCACGTCCAGAAATTAAACTTGCTGCAGG GTGCGTAGAAGAATCGGTAAATGACAGCAAAAATGTAGCAGCCCAACGTGAAGACAGTTCGCTCCAGCAG GAGGGAAGGGCAGAAGTCAGCCGCTGGAGTAAATATCTGGACAAGGACAGTGAAGGTCAGGAAGATGGGGAGGATGAGGCAGGTATGGAAAGGCAACAGTTCTGTTCCCGGAGGAAGAACACTGTGGAAGAACAAAG GAAACAGCAGAACTTTCTCTCCAGTGATGTTCAAGACTACGCAGAGGAAAATGGAGCTTTCCAGCTTGCCTACCGAGCcaaaaag CGCAAGAAATGTGTAGTAGCAGTGGCTGATCAAGATGACGGtgatgctgtttctggagacagtATGGTTCCTGCTGTCTGTGAGTCCGTAGCGCCTGAGGAGAATACACAAACCCCAACTGCTTGTACCAAACCCTCCAAGTGGGAAGAATTTCTCTCATGTTCTGACAGCTGTAGCAAAAATGCTGCCAGGGTCACCTTGTCACCACAGGAGGGCAGTGGAAGGTTGGAGCTACACAGCACCACCGCAGCAGAAGACGGTGTGGCCAGTAGATGCTTAGAACAGGCTGGAAGAGCTCTACCTCCAGGTACaggttttgaatttaaaaagcatGTTGCTAACACTGAACGGCTTGCCTTAAAACTGCCTGGCACCAGCAGCAGTTGCTCAGTTGAGGATGACGTGCTGTTTGGAGAACCTCAAAGCCAATTGGTAAGGGCAGGATCTGGTGTCTCAGGGCCCACTGCAGGAAGGTGCTGTTTGGAGAGCATGAGGAGGGCAAACGCCCTTGTTAACTGTAACACCGGGCCAAACCCTAGCAGTGTTTCTTATGAGCACCTCTTCTGCACAGGTGAGGAGTTTGATGATGATCTCTGA
- the MRNIP gene encoding MRN complex-interacting protein isoform X7 has product MARAGGGMAAPFWALRCCRCRLFQVQQAKRSGKWSCSVCGQRQAVQKVYGQGSGPDCRHHVQKLNLLQGEAEEAIGWTSRCVEESVNDSKNVAAQREDSSLQQEGRAEVSRWSKYLDKDSEGQEDGEDEAGMERQQFCSRRKNTVEEQRKQQNFLSSDVQDYAEENGAFQLAYRAKKRKKCVVAVADQDDGDAVSGDSMVPAVCESVAPEENTQTPTACTKPSKWEEFLSCSDSCSKNAARVTLSPQEGSGRLELHSTTAAEDGVASRCLEQAGRALPPGPTAGRCCLESMRRANALVNCNTGPNPSSVSYEHLFCTGEEFDDDL; this is encoded by the exons ATGGCGAGGGCGGGTGGCGGGATGGCGGCGCCGTTCTGGGCGctgcgctgctgccgctgccgcctctTCCAGGTGCAGCAG GCCAAGCGGAGCGGGAAGTGGAGCTGCAGCGTGTGCGGCCAGCGGCAGGCGGTGCAGAAG GTTTATGGCCAAGGGTCAGGCCCAGACTGTCGGCACCACGTCCAGAAATTAAACTTGCTGCAGGGTGAGGCGGAGGAAGCAATTGGTTGGACATCTCG GTGCGTAGAAGAATCGGTAAATGACAGCAAAAATGTAGCAGCCCAACGTGAAGACAGTTCGCTCCAGCAG GAGGGAAGGGCAGAAGTCAGCCGCTGGAGTAAATATCTGGACAAGGACAGTGAAGGTCAGGAAGATGGGGAGGATGAGGCAGGTATGGAAAGGCAACAGTTCTGTTCCCGGAGGAAGAACACTGTGGAAGAACAAAG GAAACAGCAGAACTTTCTCTCCAGTGATGTTCAAGACTACGCAGAGGAAAATGGAGCTTTCCAGCTTGCCTACCGAGCcaaaaag CGCAAGAAATGTGTAGTAGCAGTGGCTGATCAAGATGACGGtgatgctgtttctggagacagtATGGTTCCTGCTGTCTGTGAGTCCGTAGCGCCTGAGGAGAATACACAAACCCCAACTGCTTGTACCAAACCCTCCAAGTGGGAAGAATTTCTCTCATGTTCTGACAGCTGTAGCAAAAATGCTGCCAGGGTCACCTTGTCACCACAGGAGGGCAGTGGAAGGTTGGAGCTACACAGCACCACCGCAGCAGAAGACGGTGTGGCCAGTAGATGCTTAGAACAGGCTGGAAGAGCTCTACCTCCAG GGCCCACTGCAGGAAGGTGCTGTTTGGAGAGCATGAGGAGGGCAAACGCCCTTGTTAACTGTAACACCGGGCCAAACCCTAGCAGTGTTTCTTATGAGCACCTCTTCTGCACAGGTGAGGAGTTTGATGATGATCTCTGA
- the MRNIP gene encoding MRN complex-interacting protein isoform X3, translated as MARAGGGMAAPFWALRCCRCRLFQVQQAKRSGKWSCSVCGQRQAVQKVYGQGSGPDCRHHVQKLNLLQGEAEEAIGWTSRCVEESVNDSKNVAAQREDSSLQQEGRAEVSRWSKYLDKDSEGQEDGEDEAGMERQQFCSRRKNTVEEQRKQQNFLSSDVQDYAEENGAFQLAYRAKKVKTFERKKCVVAVADQDDGDAVSGDSMVPAVCESVAPEENTQTPTACTKPSKWEEFLSCSDSCSKNAARVTLSPQEGSGRLELHSTTAAEDGVASRCLEQAGRALPPGTGFEFKKHVANTERLALKLPGTSSSCSVEDDVLFGEPQSQLVRAGSGVSGPTAGRCCLESMRRANALVNCNTGPNPSSVSYEHLFCTGEEFDDDL; from the exons ATGGCGAGGGCGGGTGGCGGGATGGCGGCGCCGTTCTGGGCGctgcgctgctgccgctgccgcctctTCCAGGTGCAGCAG GCCAAGCGGAGCGGGAAGTGGAGCTGCAGCGTGTGCGGCCAGCGGCAGGCGGTGCAGAAG GTTTATGGCCAAGGGTCAGGCCCAGACTGTCGGCACCACGTCCAGAAATTAAACTTGCTGCAGGGTGAGGCGGAGGAAGCAATTGGTTGGACATCTCG GTGCGTAGAAGAATCGGTAAATGACAGCAAAAATGTAGCAGCCCAACGTGAAGACAGTTCGCTCCAGCAG GAGGGAAGGGCAGAAGTCAGCCGCTGGAGTAAATATCTGGACAAGGACAGTGAAGGTCAGGAAGATGGGGAGGATGAGGCAGGTATGGAAAGGCAACAGTTCTGTTCCCGGAGGAAGAACACTGTGGAAGAACAAAG GAAACAGCAGAACTTTCTCTCCAGTGATGTTCAAGACTACGCAGAGGAAAATGGAGCTTTCCAGCTTGCCTACCGAGCcaaaaaggttaaaacctttgag CGCAAGAAATGTGTAGTAGCAGTGGCTGATCAAGATGACGGtgatgctgtttctggagacagtATGGTTCCTGCTGTCTGTGAGTCCGTAGCGCCTGAGGAGAATACACAAACCCCAACTGCTTGTACCAAACCCTCCAAGTGGGAAGAATTTCTCTCATGTTCTGACAGCTGTAGCAAAAATGCTGCCAGGGTCACCTTGTCACCACAGGAGGGCAGTGGAAGGTTGGAGCTACACAGCACCACCGCAGCAGAAGACGGTGTGGCCAGTAGATGCTTAGAACAGGCTGGAAGAGCTCTACCTCCAGGTACaggttttgaatttaaaaagcatGTTGCTAACACTGAACGGCTTGCCTTAAAACTGCCTGGCACCAGCAGCAGTTGCTCAGTTGAGGATGACGTGCTGTTTGGAGAACCTCAAAGCCAATTGGTAAGGGCAGGATCTGGTGTCTCAGGGCCCACTGCAGGAAGGTGCTGTTTGGAGAGCATGAGGAGGGCAAACGCCCTTGTTAACTGTAACACCGGGCCAAACCCTAGCAGTGTTTCTTATGAGCACCTCTTCTGCACAGGTGAGGAGTTTGATGATGATCTCTGA
- the MRNIP gene encoding MRN complex-interacting protein isoform X4 — protein MARAGGGMAAPFWALRCCRCRLFQAKRSGKWSCSVCGQRQAVQKVYGQGSGPDCRHHVQKLNLLQGEAEEAIGWTSRCVEESVNDSKNVAAQREDSSLQQEGRAEVSRWSKYLDKDSEGQEDGEDEAGMERQQFCSRRKNTVEEQRKQQNFLSSDVQDYAEENGAFQLAYRAKKVKTFERKKCVVAVADQDDGDAVSGDSMVPAVCESVAPEENTQTPTACTKPSKWEEFLSCSDSCSKNAARVTLSPQEGSGRLELHSTTAAEDGVASRCLEQAGRALPPGTGFEFKKHVANTERLALKLPGTSSSCSVEDDVLFGEPQSQLVRAGSGVSGPTAGRCCLESMRRANALVNCNTGPNPSSVSYEHLFCTGEEFDDDL, from the exons ATGGCGAGGGCGGGTGGCGGGATGGCGGCGCCGTTCTGGGCGctgcgctgctgccgctgccgcctctTCCAG GCCAAGCGGAGCGGGAAGTGGAGCTGCAGCGTGTGCGGCCAGCGGCAGGCGGTGCAGAAG GTTTATGGCCAAGGGTCAGGCCCAGACTGTCGGCACCACGTCCAGAAATTAAACTTGCTGCAGGGTGAGGCGGAGGAAGCAATTGGTTGGACATCTCG GTGCGTAGAAGAATCGGTAAATGACAGCAAAAATGTAGCAGCCCAACGTGAAGACAGTTCGCTCCAGCAG GAGGGAAGGGCAGAAGTCAGCCGCTGGAGTAAATATCTGGACAAGGACAGTGAAGGTCAGGAAGATGGGGAGGATGAGGCAGGTATGGAAAGGCAACAGTTCTGTTCCCGGAGGAAGAACACTGTGGAAGAACAAAG GAAACAGCAGAACTTTCTCTCCAGTGATGTTCAAGACTACGCAGAGGAAAATGGAGCTTTCCAGCTTGCCTACCGAGCcaaaaaggttaaaacctttgag CGCAAGAAATGTGTAGTAGCAGTGGCTGATCAAGATGACGGtgatgctgtttctggagacagtATGGTTCCTGCTGTCTGTGAGTCCGTAGCGCCTGAGGAGAATACACAAACCCCAACTGCTTGTACCAAACCCTCCAAGTGGGAAGAATTTCTCTCATGTTCTGACAGCTGTAGCAAAAATGCTGCCAGGGTCACCTTGTCACCACAGGAGGGCAGTGGAAGGTTGGAGCTACACAGCACCACCGCAGCAGAAGACGGTGTGGCCAGTAGATGCTTAGAACAGGCTGGAAGAGCTCTACCTCCAGGTACaggttttgaatttaaaaagcatGTTGCTAACACTGAACGGCTTGCCTTAAAACTGCCTGGCACCAGCAGCAGTTGCTCAGTTGAGGATGACGTGCTGTTTGGAGAACCTCAAAGCCAATTGGTAAGGGCAGGATCTGGTGTCTCAGGGCCCACTGCAGGAAGGTGCTGTTTGGAGAGCATGAGGAGGGCAAACGCCCTTGTTAACTGTAACACCGGGCCAAACCCTAGCAGTGTTTCTTATGAGCACCTCTTCTGCACAGGTGAGGAGTTTGATGATGATCTCTGA